A window from Thalassophryne amazonica chromosome 15, fThaAma1.1, whole genome shotgun sequence encodes these proteins:
- the LOC117526757 gene encoding importin subunit alpha-1-like yields MSSGDGTGARLQQFKNKGKDFRGLRRTRAEVSMELRKAKRDARISLTRGNIHSLLDEQEPHLQSFQHWTVEDIVRGVNSQTLDCQLQATHAARRLLCVKMHIPVDAIIAAGLIPKFVCFLALFECPSIQLEAALALTEITAGSSPHTSAVIQEGAIPAFISLAASPHDVLRDQALFALGSIAGSGSTYRDLIIKHGGLHPILALLETPNLSVFSSTYLRIITWTLCNLCRNIDSEPPLALVQHLLPALLRLLYYDDREVLADTCCTFSYLTEGSNKRIEVVLQAGPVPRLVQLLTCGDLTIVSPALQTLGNIVTGTEEQTQSVLNAGFLAVLPGLLQHYMPSIQKDAAWTVSNITAGRDCQIQQVIDAGLVPILVDILQQGNYKTQMEALWAISNYTSSGTMEQVAYLVKCNVLEPLLNMLSAKESHVVVLILVVITNILQMAIQVGESEKLCQMIEEVNGLDKIKALQFHEKQAVSRASFDIVDKFFCGEIDC; encoded by the exons ATGTCGTCTGGCGATGGAACCGGAGCTCGACTCCAGCAGTTcaaaaacaagggcaaagatttCCGT GGGCTGAGGCGGACCAGGGCGGAGGTCAGCATGGAGCTCCGCAAAGCAAAGAGAGATGCCCGGATTTCCCTGACGAGGGGAAACATCCACAGCCTTCTGGACGAGCAGGAGCCACACTTACAG TCTTTTCAGCACTGGACTGTGGAGGACATTGTCAGAGGTGTAAATAGCCAGACTCTTGATTGTCAGTTGCAGGCCACGCATGCAGCCAG GAGGCTCCTTTGCGTTAAAATGCACATACCTGTTGATGCCATCATTGCAGCTGGACTCATCccaaagtttgtctgttttcttgCACTGTTTGAATGCCCTTCAATTCAACTTGAGGCAGCACTAGCCTTGACTGAGATTACTGCAGGCAGCTCTCCACACACATCTGCAGTCATACAAGAAGGAGCCATACCTGCCTTCATCAGCTTGGCAGCATCACCACATGATGTCCTCAGGGACCAGGCACTTTTTGCCCTTGGCAGTATTGCAG GTAGTGGATCCACCTACAGGGACCTGATCATCAAGCACGGTGGTCTTCATCCAATCCTAGCTCTGCTGGAAACACCCAACCTTTCTGTGTTTTCT TCTACCTACCTGCGTATCATCACCTGGACGTTGTGCAACCTGTGTCGCAACATTGACTCCGAGCCTCCTTTGGCGTTGGTGCAACACCTGCTCCCGGCCCTGCTGCGCCTTCTGTACTATGACGACAGAGAGGTTTTGGCAGACACCTGCTGTACCTTCTCCTACCTGACAGAAGGCTCCAATAAGAGGATAGAGGTGGTACTGCAGGCTGGGCCCGTGCCTCGATTGGTGCAGCTCCTCACCTGTGGAGATCTGACTATCGTG TCTCCTGCCCTGCAAACACTGGGCAACATTGTGACAGGGACAGAGGAGCAGACCCAGAGTGTGCTGAACGCGGGTTTCCTGGCTGTGCTGCCCGGCCTCTTGCAACACTACATGCCAAGTATACAAAAAGACGCAGCTTGGACTGTGTCCAACATCACAGCAGGTCGTGACTGTCAGATTCAGCAGGTTATCGACGCCGGCCTGGTGCCTATCCTGGTGGACATCCTTCAGCAG gGAAACTATAAAACACAAATGGAGGCATTGTGGGCCATCAGCAATTATACCAGCAGTGGAACAATGGAGCAAGTTGCCTATCTTGTCAAATGTAATGTTCTGGAGCCTCTGCTTAACATGCTGTCAGCTAAAGAAAGCCATGTTGTCGTGTTGATCCTGGTTGTGATCACCAATATTTTACAG ATGGCAATCCAGGTTGGTGAGAGTGAGAAATTGTGCCAAATGATCGAGGAGGTAAATGGTTTAGACAAAATCAAAGCACTGCAGTTCCACGAGAAACAAGCTGTCAGCAGGGCCAGCTTTGACATCGTAGAcaaattcttctgtggagaa ATTGATTGCTGA